The following proteins are encoded in a genomic region of Anabas testudineus chromosome 13, fAnaTes1.2, whole genome shotgun sequence:
- the LOC113171275 gene encoding alpha-2-macroglobulin-like, whose product MELSVFKRNKPGVPTFSFGTANYDRGICHQGLNLYQIWTWTLCVFLNWMSVDQVLGEPQYMVAIPAVLEAGSETKFCASLLQPSGSVVMTVTLVSGEESTTLLNHTSSEEFHMCTQFKVPLVQNIEVQKFQVEVGGDTFYSKEVRKVMIKVYQPMTFVQTDKPLYLPGQTVHFRVITLDTKFRPINQMNNIIEIKDANGNRLGQWINVTSNSKILQLSYSLNSEACEGNYEIIVSVGENQISHNFKVEKFVLPKFDVQIITSDEVSIEQEDIKAEVCAKYTYGQFVRGSVKLEVCRPVLSNPELTLPEGVVNVTAPCYNETKQADKKGCATFTIKMSTFTKVDKRMVEDVLTLDAKVEEEGTGISHQRQKNINISYVAARLSFIETPRFYHQGSNVEGKVKAVYYNNTPIPELPVYLLMRKWQSIHLLQNLLTDSDGVATFSFSTANDGVLSVFVSKTPTWEDPDHRTAHYRGEHRFILAYSTGNSVKVKKKDKPLSCDTEEDIFIQYTVVGEAQGKVDVMYLVLSRGAIVMQGYKEIEVKDKVNEGEVSFKLKMSPEMAPEVQIVAYAVLPNEKMFANSADFSTEKCFSHKVSLEFSPSPAVPGEEVIMQVSADPDSLCGVSTVDQSVLIKKPGKSLNSDQIFNLLPVKKISYIPHEVRDSGCVTVRAKRNVWYYLKGEDAYDIFEEVGLKMATNVFIRIPSCVELKGIVFTHGYNTCHGGGLGHRYIYEIHEGSSDSNGGSHYAPQVLTVHTFFPKTWIWELVDIGESGTKDVSLTAPDTITTLETEAFCLSPQGFGLAPRKEIRVFPTFFLELSLPYSVIQGEHFELKATTFNHLTSCIMISVTPAPSLDYTLTPLSGDQYTSCLCGNGRKTLSWTMVPSALRVVNVSVTAEAVASHATCDNEIVSVPDRGRIDKVTKSLIVKAEGTEIAKAFNWLLCPKGEALTEEINIQLPENVIDGSARASVSVLGDILGRALQNLDGLLRMPYGCGEQNMALLAPNIYILQYLKNTQQLTPAIREKATNLLTSGYHRQLNYKHNNSAYSTFGSGPENTWLTAFVLRSFTKAQTFIYIDPENIEESKTWLKNKQRENGCFEQSGKLFNNRMKGGVSDEVTLTAYITAAFLEMNMSAESPVTTKSLSCLKESISDLSNTYTTALLAYVFTLAGDMETRAHLLQHLDTVASKQGGFLHWSQTAAETSASLSVEISSYVLLAKLSASPTNEELGYSSGIVRWLTGQQNYYGGFSSTQDTVVALQALALYSTLVFSREGSSTVTVQSPSGQLTFDVNQDNKLLYQEKMLQDTTGKYSLEVKGTACASVQISLHYNIPTPPDVTTLSVEVKPEADCNSESPRPKLTLKLQSLYSGKLDSTNMVILDIKMLSGFVPDSESLKRLKRALFVDRVEEKDDHVLMYIQQLPKDKPINHQLEIVQEIPVQNLKPAVVKIYDYYQPSDQAETEYIYPCAAA is encoded by the exons ATGGAGCTGTCCGTATTCAAGAGGAACAAGCCAGGAGTTCCCACTTTCTCATTTGGCACAGCCAACTATGACAGAGGCATCTGCCaccaa GGACTGAATTTGTATCAGATATggacatggactctgtgtgtctttttaaactGGATGAGTGTGGATCAAGTGTTGGGAGAACC ACAGTACATGGTGGCCATTCCTGCAGTTCTTGAAGCTGGATCAGAAACCAAATTCTGTGCAAGTCTCCTGCAGCCCAGCGGGTCTGTAGTCATGACTGTCACTTTGGTTTCTGGAGAGGAAAGCACAACCCTTCTCAACCACACATCTAGCGAAGAGTTTCATATGTGCACTCAATTTAAG gTTCCTTTAGTGCAGAACATAGAGGTGCAGAAGTTTCAGGTGGAAGTAGGAGGCGACACGTTTTACTCAAAAGAAGTCAGGAAAGTTATGATCAAAGTCTATCAGCCAATGACATTTGTCCAAACAGACAAACCGCTCTATCTCCCTGGACAAACAG TACATTTTAGAGTTATCACACTGGACACCAAGTTCAGACCCATCAATCAGATG aacAATATAATTGAAATAAAG GATGCCAACGGGAACAGGCTGGGACAGTGGATCAATGTAACATCCAACAGTAAAATCTTGCAGCTTTCTTACTCCTTGAATTCTGAAGCTTGTGAAGGAAATTACGAAATCATTGTGTCTGTGGGTGAAAATCAAATATCTCACAACTTCAAGGTGGAGAAATTTG TTTTGCCTAAATTTGATGTTCAAATAATTACATCTGATGAAGTAAGTATTGAGCAGGAAGACATCAAAGCTGAAGTGTGTGCTAA GTATACATATGGACAGTTTGTGCGAGGAAGTGTTAAGCTAGAGGTTTGTCGACCTGTTTTATCGAATCCTGAATTGACCCTTCCAGAGGGGGTGGTAAATGTAACTGCCCCATGCTACAATGAGACAAAGCAG GCTGACAAAAAAGGCTGTGCTACTTTTACCATCAAGATGTCAACTTTCACAAAGGTTGATAAAAGGATGGTTGAAGATGTGCTGACTCTTGATGCCAAAGTGGAAGAAGAGGGGACCG GTATTTCACATCAAcgacaaaaaaatataaatatctcCTATGTTGCTGCAAGGTTATCTTTTATTGAAACACCCAGATTTTATCATCAAGGATCAAATGTTGAGGGAAAA GTTAAAGCAGTTTATTATAACAACACTCCCATTCCTGAGCTGCCAGTTTATCTGTTGATGAGGAAATGGCAGTCAATCCATCTGCTACAGAATCTCTTGACTGACAGTGATGGTGTTGCCACTTTCTCATTTAGCACAGCCAATGATGGGGTTCTCAGTGTCTTT GTTAGCAAGACACCAACATGGGAAGATCCCGATCATAGAACTGCACATTATCGTGGTGAACATCGCTTTATTTTGGCCTATTCCACTGGCAACTCTGTGAAGGTGAAGAAGAAGGATAAACCACTTTCCTGTGACACAGAAGAGGACATCTTTATTCAGTACACTGTAGTTGGAGAGGCTCAGGGCAAAGTGGATGTGATGTATCTG GTCTTATCCAGAGGAGCCATTGTCATGCAAGGTTATAAAGAGATTGAAGTTAAAGATAAAG taaATGAGGGTGAGGTGTCCTTTAAGCTGAAGATGTCTCCAGAGATGGCACCAGAAGTTCAGATTGTAGCTTACGCTGTCCTGCCCAATGAGAAAATGTTCGCCAACAGTGCCGACTTCTCCACGGAGAAATGTTTCAGTCACAAG GTATCGTTGGAGTTTTCTCCGTCCCCTGCTGTCCCAGGAGAGGAGGTCATCATGCAGGTGTCGGCTGATCCAGATTCTCTGTGTGGTGTCAGCACTGTTGACCAGAGTGTCCTCATTAAGAAGCCAGGGAAAAGTCTAAATTCAGACCAG atattTAATTTGCTGCCTGTCAAGAAAATTTCCTACATTCCACATGAAGTTCGAGACTCTGGATGTGTGACTGTAAgagcaaaaagaaatgtttggtATTATCTTAAGGGAGAAGATGCTTATGACATTTTTGAG GAAGTAGGACTGAAGATGGCAACAAACGTGTTTATTCGAATACCTTCATGTGTAGAGTTGAAAGGAATAGTTTTCACACATG GTTATAATACATGTCATGGTGGCGGTTTGGGGCACAGATACATCTATGAAATACATGAGGGTTCATCTGATTCTAATGGAGGTTCACATTATGCTCCACAAGTATTGACTGTTCACACTTTCTTTCCTAAGACTTGGATATGGGAGTTAGTGGACATTGG AGAGTCTGGAACAAAGGATGTGTCCCTCACTGCCCCAGACACCATCACCACCCTGGAGACAGAGGCTTTCTGTTTGTCCCCTCAAGGATTTGGTTTGGCTCCTCGTAAAGAAATCCGAGTCTTTCCAACCTTCTTCCTGGAGCTCAGCCTGCCCTACTCCGTCATCCAGGGGGAGCACTTTGAACTAAAAGCCACCACCTTTAATCACCTAACCAGCTGCATCATG ATCAGTGTGACTCCAGCTCCCTCTTTAGATTACACACTCACCCCTCTCTCTGGAGACCAGTACACATCCTGTCTGTGTGGTAATGGACGTAAAACCCTCAGCTGGACCATGGTTCCTTCAGCTTTAA GGgttgtgaatgtgtctgtgactgCTGAGGCTGTAGCATCCCACGCTACATGTGACAATGAGATTGTGAGTGTGCCAGACAGAGGTCGTATCGATAAGGTCACAAAATCTCTCATTGTGAAG GCTGAAGGAACTGAGATCGCAAAGGCCTTCAACTGGCTGCTCTGTCCAAAAG GAGAAGCTTTGACAGAGGAAATAAACATACAGCTCCCAGAGAATGTGATTGATGGATCTGCTCGTGCTTCAGTATCTGTTCTGG GTGACATCCTGGGCCGAGCCCTGCAGAACCTGGATGGACTGTTGCGTATGCCGTATGGATGTGGGGAGCAGAACATGGCACTTTTAGCTCCCAACATCTACATTCTCCAGTACctgaagaacacacagcagctgacaccagccATCAGGGAAAAGGCTACCAACCTCCTCACTAGCG GCTACCATAGACAGCTGAACTACAAACACAATAATAGTGCTTACAGCACATTTGGATCAGGACCAGAGAACACATG GCTGACTGCATTTGTGCTGAGATCTTTTACTAAAGCTCAGACTTTCATCTACATTGACCCAGAAAACATTGAAGAGTCTAAAACTTGGCTGAAGAATAAACAACGAGAAAACGGCTGTTTTGAACAGTCAGGAAAACTCTTTAACAACAGAATGAAG GGCGGTGTGTCTGATGAAGTGACTCTCACTGCTTACATCACTGCTGCTTTCTTGGAGATGAACATGTCAGCAGAA AGTCCTGTGACAACAAAGAGTCTGTCGTGCCTCAAAGAGTCCATCAGTGACCTCAGTAACACCTACACTACAGCTCTGCTGGCGTACGTCTTCACCCTGGCAGGAGACATGGAGACTCGTGCTCACCTTCTGCAGCACCTGGACACAGTTGCATCAAAACAAG gaGGGTTCCTCCACTGGtctcagactgcagcagaaacttcagcctctctgtctgtggagatCAGCTCTTATGTGCTACTCGCCAAACTCAGCGCCTCCCCTACAAATGAAGAACTGGGCTACAGCTCCGGCATCGTCAGGTGGCTGACGGGGCAGCAGAACTATTATGGAGGCTTCTCCTCCACACAG GACACCGTGGTGGCTCTCCAGGCTCTGGCTCTCTACTCCACTCTAGTGTTCAGTCGTGAAGGATCAAGCACAGTGACGGTCCAGTCTCCCAGTGGTCAGCTGACATTTGATGTGAACCAGGACAACAAACTGCTCTACCAGGAGAAGATGCTGCAGGACACTACAGGGAAGTACAGTCTGGAGGTGAAGGGCACTGCATGTGCTTCAGTACAG ATTTCTCTTCATTACAACATCCCCACTCCGCCTGATGTCACGACACTTAGTGTGGAGGTCAAACCTGAGGCCGACTGCAACAGCGAATCTCCCAGACCCAAACTCACTCTGAAGCTACAATCCTT ATACAGTGGAAAGTTAGACAGTACAAACATGGTGATCCTGGACATCAAAATGCTGTCTGGGTTTGTCCCAGACTCAGAGTCTTTGAAGAGG CTCAAACGTGCCTTGTTTGTGGATCGTGTTGAAGAAAAGGATGATCATGTTCTGATGTATATTCAACAG TTACCAAAGGACAAACCGATCAACCACCAGCTGGAGATTGTTCAGGAGATCCCAGTTCAGAACCTGAAGCCAGCTGTGGTCAAGATCTATGACTACTACCAGCCAA gtGACCAGGCAGAGACAGAATACATCTACCCTTGTGCTGCAG cttga